A genomic segment from Mustela lutreola isolate mMusLut2 chromosome 15, mMusLut2.pri, whole genome shotgun sequence encodes:
- the WSCD1 gene encoding sialate:O-sulfotransferase 1 isoform X1 yields MARPFFRLQTLLRRTQVLLFLLTAAYLMTGSLLLLQRARVALPPGPRAPGPLQALPVAAVALGVGLLDSRALQAPRVSSELLLGVDMLRRPPARPRPGPRGLRSRNSELRQLRRRWFQHFMGDPQGPPAPGPEAPRPAASSRGTYVGCFSDGGRDRTLKGAVFFDLRKMTVSHCQDACAERSYTYAGLEAGAECYCGNRLPVTSVGPEACNHECKGEKGSVCGGVGWLSVYRVEELPPGSRKRRTVTYRGCFRLPENGTHTFPDSLAQANMTVDACSGFCSQKEFPLAILRGWECYCAYPTPQFNLRDAVDSALCGQEPKAQRLAEYCAVYQTPVQDTRCTDRRFLPTKAKVFVALSSFPGAGNTWARHLIEHATGFYTGSYYFDGTLYNKGFKGEKDHWRSRRTICVKTHESGRREIEMFDSAILLIRNPYRSLVAEFNRKCAGHLGYAADRNWKSKEWPDFVRSYAAWWSSHVLDWLRFGKRLLVVHYEELRHSLLPTLREMVAFLNVSVSEERLLCVENNKEGSFRRRGRRPLDPEPFTPEMRALIDGYIRTVDKALRDHSGAGLPGEYVPR; encoded by the exons ATGGCCAGGCCCTTCTTCCGACTGCAGACGCTGCTGCGGCGCACGCAGGTCCTGCTGTTCCTCCTCACAGCCGCCTACCTGATGACCggcagcctgctgctgctgcagcgCGCCCGCGTGGCCCTTCCACCAGGGCCCCGAGCACCCGGCCCCCTGCAGGCCTTGCCCGTGGCCGCCGTGGCACTGGGCGTGGGCCTATTGGACAGCAGGGCACTGCAGGCCCCCCGCGTCAGCTCGGAGCTGCTGCTCGGCGTGGACATGCTGCGGAGGCCCCCAGCCCGACCCCGGCCCGGCCCCCGCGGGCTCCGGAGCCGGAACTCGGAACTGCGGCAGCTGAGACGCCGCTGGTTCCAACACTTCATGGGGGACCCCCAAGGGCCACCAGCTCCGGGCCCTGAGGCCCCCAGGCCCGCGGCCAGCAGCCGAG GCACGTACGTCGGCTGCTTCAGCGACGGTGGCCGGGACAGAACCCTGAAGGGCGCTGTGTTTTTCGACTTGAGGAAGATGACTGTCTCCCACTGCCAGGACGCGTGCGCGGAGCG GTCCTACACGTACGCGGGCCTGGAGGCCGGGGCCGAGTGCTACTGCGGGAACCGGCTCCCGGTGACCAGTGTTGGGCCCGAGGCGTGTAACCACGAGTGCAAAGGGGAGAAAGGCTCCGTGTGCGGGGGCGTGGGCTGGCTGTCCGTCTACCGCGTGGAGGAGCTGCCGCCCGGCTCCAGGAAGC ggaggaCCGTCACGTACCGTGGGTGCTTCCGACTGCCGGAGAACGGCACCCACACCTTCCCGGACTCCCTGGCACAGGCCAACATGACGGTGGACGCGTGCTCGGGGTTTTGTTCCCAGAAG GAGTTCCCCCTGGCCATCCTGCGGGGCTGGGAGTGCTACTGTGCTTATCCCACACCTCAGTTCAACCTCCGGGATGCCGTGGACAGTGCACTGTGTGGCCAGGAGCCCAAGGCACAGAGGCTGGCCGAGTACTGTGCGGTTTACCAGACGCCCGTACAGG ATACTCGCTGCACAGACCGGCGGTTCCTGCCCACCAAGGCCAAGGTGTTTGTGGCTCTCTCGAGCTTCCCGGGAGCCGGGAACACGTGGGCGCGGCACCTCATCGAGCATGCCACCGGCTTCTACACGGGGAGCTACTACTTTGACGGGACCCTGTACAACAAGG GGTTCAAGGGCGAGAAGGACCACTGGCGCAGCCGGCGCACCATCTGCGTGAAGACCCACGAGAGCGGCCGCAGGGAGATCGAGATGTTCGACTCGGCCATCCTGCTGATCCGGAACCCGTACCGGTCCCTGGTGGCCGAGTTCAACCGCAAGTGTGCTGGGCACCTGGGCTACGCAGCCGACCGGAACTGGAAGAGCAAAG AGTGGCCAGACTTCGTGCGCAGCTACGCGGCCTGGTGGTCCTCGCACGTGCTGGACTGGCTGCGGTTCGGCAAGCGGCTGCTGGTGGTGCACTACGAGGAGCTGCGGCATAGCCTGCTGCCCACGCTGCGGGAGATGGTGGCCTTCCTCAACGTGTCCGTGAGCGAGGAGCGGCTGCTGTGCGTGGAGAACAACAAGGAGGGCAGCTTCCGGCGGCGCGGCCGGCGCCCGCTCGACCCCGAGCCCTTCACCCCCGAGATGCGGGCGCTGATCGACGGCTACATCCGGACGGTGGACAAGGCGCTGCGCGACCACAGCGGGGCCGGGCTGCCCGGCGAGTACGTGCCCAGATGA
- the WSCD1 gene encoding sialate:O-sulfotransferase 1 isoform X2, with amino-acid sequence MTVSHCQDACAERSYTYAGLEAGAECYCGNRLPVTSVGPEACNHECKGEKGSVCGGVGWLSVYRVEELPPGSRKRRTVTYRGCFRLPENGTHTFPDSLAQANMTVDACSGFCSQKEFPLAILRGWECYCAYPTPQFNLRDAVDSALCGQEPKAQRLAEYCAVYQTPVQDTRCTDRRFLPTKAKVFVALSSFPGAGNTWARHLIEHATGFYTGSYYFDGTLYNKGFKGEKDHWRSRRTICVKTHESGRREIEMFDSAILLIRNPYRSLVAEFNRKCAGHLGYAADRNWKSKEWPDFVRSYAAWWSSHVLDWLRFGKRLLVVHYEELRHSLLPTLREMVAFLNVSVSEERLLCVENNKEGSFRRRGRRPLDPEPFTPEMRALIDGYIRTVDKALRDHSGAGLPGEYVPR; translated from the exons ATGACTGTCTCCCACTGCCAGGACGCGTGCGCGGAGCG GTCCTACACGTACGCGGGCCTGGAGGCCGGGGCCGAGTGCTACTGCGGGAACCGGCTCCCGGTGACCAGTGTTGGGCCCGAGGCGTGTAACCACGAGTGCAAAGGGGAGAAAGGCTCCGTGTGCGGGGGCGTGGGCTGGCTGTCCGTCTACCGCGTGGAGGAGCTGCCGCCCGGCTCCAGGAAGC ggaggaCCGTCACGTACCGTGGGTGCTTCCGACTGCCGGAGAACGGCACCCACACCTTCCCGGACTCCCTGGCACAGGCCAACATGACGGTGGACGCGTGCTCGGGGTTTTGTTCCCAGAAG GAGTTCCCCCTGGCCATCCTGCGGGGCTGGGAGTGCTACTGTGCTTATCCCACACCTCAGTTCAACCTCCGGGATGCCGTGGACAGTGCACTGTGTGGCCAGGAGCCCAAGGCACAGAGGCTGGCCGAGTACTGTGCGGTTTACCAGACGCCCGTACAGG ATACTCGCTGCACAGACCGGCGGTTCCTGCCCACCAAGGCCAAGGTGTTTGTGGCTCTCTCGAGCTTCCCGGGAGCCGGGAACACGTGGGCGCGGCACCTCATCGAGCATGCCACCGGCTTCTACACGGGGAGCTACTACTTTGACGGGACCCTGTACAACAAGG GGTTCAAGGGCGAGAAGGACCACTGGCGCAGCCGGCGCACCATCTGCGTGAAGACCCACGAGAGCGGCCGCAGGGAGATCGAGATGTTCGACTCGGCCATCCTGCTGATCCGGAACCCGTACCGGTCCCTGGTGGCCGAGTTCAACCGCAAGTGTGCTGGGCACCTGGGCTACGCAGCCGACCGGAACTGGAAGAGCAAAG AGTGGCCAGACTTCGTGCGCAGCTACGCGGCCTGGTGGTCCTCGCACGTGCTGGACTGGCTGCGGTTCGGCAAGCGGCTGCTGGTGGTGCACTACGAGGAGCTGCGGCATAGCCTGCTGCCCACGCTGCGGGAGATGGTGGCCTTCCTCAACGTGTCCGTGAGCGAGGAGCGGCTGCTGTGCGTGGAGAACAACAAGGAGGGCAGCTTCCGGCGGCGCGGCCGGCGCCCGCTCGACCCCGAGCCCTTCACCCCCGAGATGCGGGCGCTGATCGACGGCTACATCCGGACGGTGGACAAGGCGCTGCGCGACCACAGCGGGGCCGGGCTGCCCGGCGAGTACGTGCCCAGATGA